In a genomic window of Helianthus annuus cultivar XRQ/B chromosome 10, HanXRQr2.0-SUNRISE, whole genome shotgun sequence:
- the LOC110882661 gene encoding uncharacterized protein LOC110882661, whose product MSDHFSVEEFSSLTNDRAWYNIIFVKVEFIWHDVDGKRLVVIFLDQHRQKIVAFVPQNLIHKYNDASLMGGFFSLNHFQIENLNYLECPKYQNYVLVWSEKKIVINEYTKLSSLTLTIPRGASLYPLVPSIIELKHDRRPQMDIVDVVGRIIEGKRDRCCFELSLQDKTGHTIQLFLSALKPSDVIRSIRAVQQRSIIYVSRLKLVHLPDSMLCFTHEHSNN is encoded by the exons ATGTCTGATCATTTTTCCGTTGAAGAATTTTCATCATTGACAAATGATAGAGCATGGTATAATATAATCTTTGTTAAGGTGGAGTTTATTTGGCATGACGTCGATGGAAAGAGATTAGTGGTTATATTTCTTGATCAACAC AGACAAAAAATTGTTGCGTTCGTCCCACAAAATTTGATACACAAATATAATGACGCGTCATTGATGGGTGGTTTTTTTTCGTTGAATCATTTCCAAATTGAGAATCTCAACTATCTTGAGTGCCCAAAGTACCAGAATTACGTGTTAGTTTGGTCCGAGAAGAAAATTGTCATCAACGAATATACAAAGCTTTCTTCACTTACGCTTACGATTCCAAGGGGTGCTTCTTTATATCCATTGGTCCCTTCCATTATAGAATTGAAGCATGACAGGAGACCTCAAATGGATATTGTTG ATGTGGTTGGGAGAATAATAGAAGGCAAACGTGATCGATGTTGTTTTGAACTTTCTCTTCAAGATAAGAC TGGTCACACAATACAATTGTTTTTGTCTGCCCTGAAGCCTTCCGATGTTATACGTTCCATTCGAGCCGTGCAACAAAGGTCCATCATATATGTATCACGTCTCAAGTTGGTTCATCTACCAGATAGTATGTTATGCTTTACACATGAACATTCTAATAATTAG
- the LOC110882624 gene encoding F-box/kelch-repeat protein At3g17530, producing the protein MADLPTHTIVFEILTRLPAKDVGRSKSVCKQWYALLSTQDFVKIHCSRSVVSSNQRVLLIDDLTCSVRPIISNNNDYGPSSTVTFPFHHQNNDVSILSHLNGLLCVCLNHTYELLLWNPTTTAFKRLSTPDSHGFYINNLDAIGLYVDADDDYKVLHIKRRSGVLGVYVYSREVDSWRNIPFITRQEYLSPHFNWSAGTFCGGTLYFTVCECWIGGTNVVICFDVNSEQFKEISFPPVPSNGMVQGVLVNVKNVLHMFASTGMFEMTIDLWTLQGDYWIKVLSCPPIPPISLSLWCDITHYVTNGNWFVMTKLGKLFTIEMDMKPFECFYPVSWFRGFKGAVFVQTIVSPSI; encoded by the coding sequence ATGGCTGACCTTCCTACTCATACAATCGTGTTTGAGATATTAACGAGGCTGCCAGCAAAGGATGTAGGTCGTTCTAAGAGTGTATGTAAGCAATGGTATGCGTTATTGTCAACACAAGATTTCGTAAAGATACATTGTTCTCGCTCAGTAGTTTCATCTAACCAGAGAGTTCTACTAATTGACGACCTAACGTGTTCTGTTCGTCCAATCATCTCTAATAACAATGACTATGGTCCAAGCTCAACAGTTACATTTCCATTCCATCACCAAAATAATGATGTCTCAATACTTTCACATTTGAACGGATTGTTGTGTGTTTGCTTGAATCATACATACGAGCTGcttctttggaatccaacaacTACTGCTTTCAAGCGTTTGTCAACCCCTGATTCTCATGGATTCTATATAAATAACCTTGATGCCATTGGTTTGTACGTTGACGCTGACGATGATTACAAGGTCTTGCATATAAAGCGTAGGAGTGGTGTACTTGGTGTCTATGTTTATTCTAGGGAAGTAGACTCTTGGAGAAATATTCCTTTCATAACAAGACAAGAGTACCTAAGCCCTCATTTCAATTGGTCAGCTGGCACATTTTGTGGTGGTACTCTATATTTCACTGTTTGCGAATGTTGGATTGGAGGTACGAATGTGGTGATTTGTTTTGATGTTAATTCGGAGCAGTTCAAGGAGATAAGCTTTCCACCCGTTCCTTCTAATGGAATGGTTCAAGGTGTTTTAGTTAATGTAAAAAATGTGCTTCACATGTTTGCTAGCACTGGCATGTTTGAGATGACAATTGACCTATGGACACTACAAGGGGATTACTGGATTAAGGTCTTATCATGTCCTCCGATCCCCCCGATATCATTGTCATTGTGGTGCGATATAACACATTATGTGACAAATGGTAATTGGTTTGTGATGACTAAATTAGGGAAGTTGTTTACAATTGAAATGGATATGAAGCCCTTCGAATGTTTTTATCCCGTTTCTTGGTTTCGAGGTTTTAAGGGTGCGGTGTTTGTGCAGACCATTGTTTCACCAAGTATTTAG
- the LOC110882623 gene encoding uncharacterized protein LOC110882623 translates to MTNGLSNPRNHASSSSASTKAEKRKESTERTPLRSLQTNITQFLQTTNENASSVSTTKCKEYNEGCSNTPNDNGMRISNGSQANQTPIDDVIDVVRHRTSRGIQIHPRTLLPQFAEVVDQPSLQHGSVEDDPYNFVYNGVPGEHRVLKERAACPNCGAKRFQFEFDTFCCMSGKTVLANLEIPEELYRLFTSQDEIGDLFRQNIRAYNTNFSFASMGVTLDDTLNNMRDGVYTFRAHKGIYHRIDQLVPRDGTPRYLQLYFYDPDTELDHRLRWPNLDRRITQILTRVLSTNPYVDTFRRLAELGPLDNYRVTLNTSVELDQRVYNRPTTSEVAGIWVEGNDNITSYKRSIVVYGRSEYRQTIQPYFSCYDPLSYPLFFPNGESGWHANIPRQGVSINEVRNNDNIEGEMEEANTRSGRTTVAMREYYCYKFQIRSTDNVLLFGGRLLQQFVVDVYIKIETSRLEFCERNQEKIRAELYQGIVDCVNTGEVHANRVGKRIVLPASFIGGPRDMRRRFLDAMTLVQDDGKPDVFLTMTCNPKWPEICDNLHVGQTATDHPDLVSRVFRAKLEDLKDQLFKKHVLGEVKSYVYVIEFQKRGLPHAHFLLIMYPQHKINNADHYDKVVCAEIPNKLTHPRLHEMVVKHMIHGPCGNLRSSSPCMQGDPKICRFHYPRQFNEQTTQGEDSYPLYRRRDTGIEVDLRGQTLDNRWVVPYNPRLLMMFNCHMNVEVCSSIKSVKYLFKYVYKGHDKQVIQVDQSEPGVVINEIKRFQDARYISPPEAMWRIFSFSLSQIFPAVLALQLHLPNNQMVRFRDDDLMPNIVDRERDKRTMLTAFFDQNRNDETARVHLYKDFPKHYTWNGSTRRWSRRFGKKQRGRIVSANPAEGERYYLRLLLSNVRGPTSFEHLCTVNGQRCATFRKAALELGLIEDDEYLSQCLEEASTFQFPNALRRLFATIMIFCQPGDVRKLWNDHFDSLSEDHRLHCQSIERVQNMVLTEISVLVQSMGKNFNEFDLPKITDDVNLQDAGYRELQEEYGIVLEPEHLSAKHSLNPDQKNVFDEIMMHVDNDLPGVFFIDGPGGTGKTFLYIALLAEIRSRGLIALATASSGAAANNMPGGRTAHSRFKIPLNLENNSMCNIKKQSGAAKLIRSAKIIIWDEASMAKRQAIEAVDRTFQDIIGVSLPFGGKIMVMGGDFRQVLPVIKRGTRAQIVDSSLRMSPLWSLTKKMRLTINMRALKDPWFSKFLLRVGDGTEEPIEGNYIRIPDDMTIQCNNKENAIKELIHAIFPSIEDNVYSSDYIISRAILSTKNDSVDEINNQMIEIFQGEEKVYYSFDEAEDDQRNFYPVEFLNSLNVSGLPPHKLHLKIGCPIILLRNIDPSHGLCNGTRLICKGFMRNVIDAEIAVGQHAGKRVFLPRIPLTLSEDDMFPFKLKRKQFPIRLSFSMTINKAQGQTIPNVGIYLPDSVFSHGQLYVALSRGISRQSTKVLVHLAKEFKQRGVYTSNVVYQEVLRD, encoded by the exons ATGACTAATGGACTCTCAAACCCTCGAAATCATGCTTCTAGCTCGAGTGCATCTACTAAAGCTGAAAAACGAAAAGA GTCAACAGAAAGGACACCGTTAAGAAGTTTACAAACTAATATTACTCAATTTCTACAAACAACAAATGAGAACGCCTCAAGTGTTTCTACTACAAAATGCAAGGAGTACAATGAAGGATGTTCTAATACACCAAACGATAATGGAATGCGTATTTCAAATGGCAGTCAAGCCAACCAAACCCCGATAGATGATGTAATTGACGTAGTCAGGCATAGAACATCACGAG gtattcAAATTCATCCGCGTACTTTATTACCCCAATTTGCTGAAGTAGTTGATCAACCTTCCCTCCAACATGGGAGCGTAGAAGATGATCCTTATAATTTTGTTTACAATGGTGTACCTGGAGAGCATCGTGTTTTAAAGGAACGAGCCGCATGTCCTAATTGTGGAGCAAAACGATTTCAATTTGAATTTGATACCTTTTGTTGTATGAGTGGGAAAACCGTGTTAGCAAACTTAGAAATTCCAGAGGAATTGTACCGACTTTTCACGTCTCAAGATGAAATTGGAGATTTGTTTAGGCAAAACATCCGTGCTTATAACACCAATTTTTCTTTTGCCTCAATGGGTGTGACATTGGATGATACATTGAACAATATGAGAGACGGCGTATATACTTTTCGTGCACATAAAGGAATATATCACAGAATCGACCAATTAGTTCCGAGGGATGGGACTCCTAGGTACTTGCAGTTGTATTTTTACGATCCTGATACTGAGTTAGATCACAGACTCCGATGGCCAAATCTTGATCGGCGTATTACTCAGATTTTAACACGCGTTCTTTCTACAAACCCATATGTCGATACATTTAGAAGACTTGCGGAACTAGGACCTCTGGACAACTATAGAGTCACTTTGAATACTTCGGTTGAACTTGACCAAAGGGTGTACAACCGACCAACGACATCGGag GTTGCTGGTATTTGGGTTGAAGGTAATGACAATATCACTTCGTATAAACGAAGTATTGTAGTGTACGGTAGGTCTGAATATAGACAAACTATTCAGCCGTACTTCAGTTGTTACGATCCATTGTCGTATCCTTTATTTTTTCCTAATGGTGAGTCGGGTTGGCATGCTAACATACCACGTCAAGGAGTATCAATCAATGAGGTTCGCAACAATGACAACATCGAAGGAGAAATGGAAG AGGCTAACACACGAAGTGGTAGAACAACCGTGGCTATGCGAGAGTACTACTGTTACAAGTTCCAGATTCGATCTACCGATAATGTGCTTTTGTTCGGTGGTAGGCTGCTACAGCAGTTTGTGGTTGATGTTTACATCAAAATTGAGACGTCACGCTTAGAATTTTGTGAGAGAAACCAGGAAAAAATTCGAGCCGAATTGTACCAAGGTATTGTGGATTGCGTCAATACTGGCGAGGTTCATGCAAACAGAGTCGGGAAAAGAATTGTGTTGCCTGCATCTTTCATCGGGGGGCCTCGCGACATGCGACGTCGGTTTCTAGATGCGATGACGTTAGTTCAAGACGACGGCAAGCCTGATGTATTCCTTACAATGACATGTAATCCTAAGTGGCCTGAGATATGTGATAACTTACATGTTGGTCAAACTGCTACAGATCATCCAGACCTTGTTTCAAGAGTGTTCCGGGCTAAATTAGAAGATCTTAAGGATCAACTCTTCAAGAAACATGTCCTCGGGGAAGTTAAGTCATACGTCTATGTCATTGAATTTCAAAAGCGGGGTTTGCCGCACGCACATTTTCTCCTAATCATGTACCCGCAACACAAGATCAATAACGCGGACCATTATGATAAGGTTGTGTGTGCTGAAATTCCTAACAAACTAACACATCCCAGATTGCATGAGATGGTTGTCAAGCACATGATTCACGGTCCTTGCGGCAATTTACGATCAAGCAGTCCTTGTATGCAGGGTGATCCTAAAATTTGTCGTTTTCACTATCCTAGACAATTTAACGAACAGACGACACAAGGAGAAGATTCGTATCCGTTGTATCGAAGGAGAGACACCGGGATAGAAGTGGACCTACGAGGACAAACACTTGATAATAGATGGGTGGTCCCATATAACCCAAGGCTTTTGATGATGTTTAACTGCCACATGAATGTTGAAGTTTGCTCAAGTATAAAATCTGTGAAATATCTTTTCAAGTATGTTTATAAAGGACATGACAAACAGGTTATTCAAGTCGATCAAAGTGAGCCAGGGGTTGTTATTAATGAGATAAAAAGATTTCAAGATGCACGCTACATATCGCCCCCAGAGGCTATGTGGCGAATTTTTTCCTTCTctctttctcaaatctttcctGCTGTTCTAGCCTTACAACTTCATCTCCCAAATAATCAGATGGTTAGATTTAGAGATGATGACTTGATGCCTAATATTGTTGATAGGGAAAGGGATAAGAGAACCATGCTAACAGCATTTTTTGATCAGAATAGAAACGATGAAACAGCAAGGGTACATttgtataaagattttccaaaacACTATACTTGGAATGGAAGCACACGCCGTTGGAGTCGTCGTTTCGGTAAAAAACAAAGAGGTCGTATCGTTTCCGCTAATCCAGCCGAAGGAGAAAGGTACTACTTACGCCTACTTTTGTCAAATGTCAGAGGGCCTACTTCTTTCGAACATCTTTGCACAGTTAATGGTCAACGGTGTGCGACATTTCGGAAAGCAGCTCTTGAGTTAGGCTTAATAGAAGACGATGAATATCTATCACAATGTCTCGAAGAAGCCTCTACGTTTCAGTTTCCCAATGCTCTTAGAAGGTTATTTGCGACCATAATGATTTTTTGCCAACCTGGAGATGTTCGAAAGTTATGGAATGACCACTTTGATTCACTATCTGAAGATCATCGGTTACACTGTCAAAGTATAGAACGAGTTCAAAATATGGTTCTTACCGAAATAAGTGTCTTGGTACAATCCATGGGTAAAAATTTCAATGAATTcgaccttcctaagataactGACGATGTTAACTTACAAGATGCAGGTTATCGTGAGTTACAAGAAGAGTATGGGATTGTTTTGGAACCTGAACACTTGAGTGCCAAACATTCACTTAATCCGGAccaaaaaaatgtgtttgatgAGATCATGATGCATGTTGATAATGATCTTCCAGGCGTGTTCTTTATTGATGGTCCAGGTGGAACTGGAAAAACATTTTTGTACATTGCCTTGCTTGCTGAAATTCGGTCACGTGGTCTTATTGCTCTCGCAACAGCTTCATCAGGTGCAGCGGCTAATAATATGCCAGGAGGTAGAACGGCTCACTCGAGATTCAAGATTCCTCTTAATCTTGAAAATAATTCAATGTGCAATATTAAAAAACAGAGTGGGGCCGCTAAACTGATTCGCTCTGCCAAAATAATCATATGGGATGAAGCGTCGATGGCTAAACGACAAGCGATAGAGGCAGTCGATCGTACATTCCAAGACATTATAGGTGTTAGTCTCCCATTTGGTGGAAAGATAATGGTTATGGGAGGTGACTTCAGACAGGTGTTGCCGGTTATCAAACGTGGCACTCGAGCACAGATTGTAGACTCCAGCTTACGAATGTCACCTCTTTGGTCTTTGACTAAGAAGATGCGGTTGACCATAAATATGAGAGCGCTGAAAGATCCATGGTTTTCTAAATTTCTTTTAAGAGTCGGCGATGGAACTGAAGAACCAATCGAAGGAAACTATATCCGCATACCCGATGACATGACAATTCAGTGCAACAACAAAGAAAACGCTATAAAAGAATTGATCCATGCCATCTTTCCATCAATTGAAGATAATGTATATTCTTCAGATTATATAATCTCTAGAGCAATATTGTCCACTAAAAATGATAGTGTTGACGAGATTAATAATCAAATGATTGaaatttttcaaggggaggaaaAAGTTTATTACAGTTTTGATGAAGCTGAAGACGATCAGCGCAACTTCTATCCGGTCGAGTTCTTAAATTCGCTAAATGTTAGTGGATTGCCGCCTCATAAGCTTCATTTAAAAATTGGATGCCCAATAATATTGTTACGTAATATCGATCCATCACATGGCCTGTGTAATGGCACGCGGTTGATATGTAAGGGTTTCATGCGAAATGTTATTGATGCGGAAATTGCAGTTGGTCAACATGCCGGAAAAAGAGTTTTTTTGCCAAGAATCCCTCTAACCCTTTCTGAAGATGACATGTTCCCATTCAAGctgaaaagaaaacaatttccaATTCGACTTAGCTTTTCCATGACGATTAATAAAGCTCAAGGTCAAACAATTCCGAACGTTGGTATTTATCTACCGGATTCTGTATTTTCACATGGACAACTTTATGTCGCGTTATCAAGAGGGATTTCAAGACAAAGTACGAAGGTGTTGGTACATCTCGCCAAAGAATTCAAACAACGCGGAGTTTACACATCAAATGTTGTCTACCAGGAAGTGTTGCGTGATTAA
- the LOC110882626 gene encoding uncharacterized protein LOC110882626, which produces MKSKKKAGMGIGSITDINYAMLTKWWWRFKSNPNQLWAKAIAAVHNNGSVNHLIPLKKSIPGLWKDIGNMESELDKVGINIHQNLVEENGNSRWRNSTKEQFSVKQVRKDIKSAKLADAANDPKYEWNRWAPPKGSFLLWRTLLGRIAARECLDRRGVVLSDISRPRCGLEVESPDHIFIKCLWPKSIWWNVLTWVRIRFPNDCGSLSDFMNYVKECPGGRIWKCLVNTIVIATVWRIWSARNTKVFDGCFIPIMKTVELIKEDSFLWISYRSRCKKPKWENWVSFDVVDIT; this is translated from the coding sequence ATGAAATCCAAGAAAAAAGCTGGCATGGGGATTGGAAGTATTACTGATATCAACTACGCTATGTTAACTAAATGGTGGTGGAGATTCAAATCGAACCCGAACCAGCTTTGGGCTAAGGCAATCGCGGCGGTTCACAACAATGGCTCGGTAAATCATCTAATTCCTTTAAAAAAATCTATCCCTGGATTGTGGAAGGATATCGGTAATATGGAGTCGGAGCTAGACAAGGTAGGCATAAATATTCATCAGAATCTGGTGGAAGAGAACGGAAACTCGCGGTGGCGGAATAGTACGAAGGAGCAGTTTTCGGTTAAGCAGGTTCGAAAAGATATCAAAAGTGCTAAACTGGCTGATGCAGCAAACGATCCGAAGTATGAATGGAACCGCTGGGCTCCGCCTAAAGGTAGTTTCCTGCTTTGGAGAACCCTTTTAGGTAGGATAGCTGCTAGGGAATGTCTTGACCGCAGGGGTGTGGTGCTATCCGATATTAGTCGCCCTCGATGTGGGCTTGAAGTGGAGAGTCCAGATCATATCTTTATTAAATGTTTGTGGCCGAAGAGTATATGGTGGAATGTGTTGACTTGGGTCCGTATTCGTTTCCCTAATGATTGCGGGTCACTGTCAGACTTTATGAACTATGTTAAGGAGTGCCCGGGTGGAAGAATCTGGAAATGTTTAGTTAACACAATTGTCATAGCTACAGTTTGGAGAATTTGGAGTGCAAGAAATACTAAGGTGTTCGATGGCTGCTTTATCCCGATTATGAAGACGGTGGAGCTCATCAAAGAAGACTCTTTTCTTTGGATTAGCTATCGCTCGAGATGCAAGAAACCGAAATGGGAAAACTGGGTATCATTTGATGTTGTAGACATAACTTAa